The following proteins are encoded in a genomic region of Polynucleobacter paludilacus:
- a CDS encoding Crp/Fnr family transcriptional regulator has translation MDIYIPELLKELLPKGLLGQCHAHHFEKGDYLFHQGKKPEYMFFIVSGEAVLTRISSHGEPTTLQRCKGGFVSEASLLVDAYHCDAIATHNGQAITLPIKSLREALADSKFSMKWVQLLSKEIMRLRTQSERLGLKDIRSKLIHLIETEGKQGVLTLQSDFKSMASEIGVTHEALYRAIATLEKEGLLEKHPDSLELLKKK, from the coding sequence ATGGACATCTATATTCCTGAACTGCTAAAGGAGCTCCTGCCCAAAGGACTATTGGGGCAATGTCATGCCCATCACTTTGAAAAAGGTGATTACCTTTTCCATCAGGGCAAAAAACCTGAATACATGTTCTTTATTGTTTCGGGCGAAGCTGTTCTTACGAGAATCAGTAGCCATGGAGAGCCCACTACATTACAAAGATGTAAGGGTGGCTTTGTCAGTGAAGCCAGTTTGTTAGTAGATGCTTATCACTGTGATGCTATTGCGACTCACAATGGACAAGCGATCACGCTACCCATTAAATCTTTAAGAGAAGCACTCGCCGATAGCAAGTTCTCAATGAAATGGGTGCAGTTGCTAAGCAAAGAGATCATGCGCCTTCGAACACAATCTGAACGATTGGGACTCAAAGACATTCGCAGTAAATTAATTCATCTGATTGAGACCGAAGGCAAACAAGGCGTATTGACACTTCAGTCTGATTTCAAATCCATGGCTTCAGAGATCGGCGTTACGCATGAGGCGTTATATAGGGCTATCGCCACATTAGAAAAAGAAGGTCTACTAGAAAAACATCCTGATTCCTTGGAATTGCTAAAGAAAAAATAA